A genomic window from Megalobrama amblycephala isolate DHTTF-2021 linkage group LG2, ASM1881202v1, whole genome shotgun sequence includes:
- the gpr35.2 gene encoding G-protein coupled receptor 55 encodes MSNCTLNITTGIQNLQLASLIPSFILGVPGNIYVLVMFFRRPRADWTYMNIYITNMAIADCIVLVLLPIRIASYYENTWILSKFWDQTNKELCYVLVSVYYVNMYVSIFTITAISVVRYVAIKYPMKARIILSRRNALVVCALIWLVTCSFSAAFHHVDDPKNNTTIKCFQKNKEEELPLAFILVLNIVGFLVPFLIMLFCSVRVIYMLRKQLEIGSRSEKMIQCMFIIAANLIVFVVCFFPVHFGFFWKYIAQAYGHSCDAQSFAHNFVHFAMCVSSMNCALDCFSYYFATRTSWILCCTKKTERKEEYECEYNKVT; translated from the coding sequence ATGTCCAACTGCACCCTGAACATCACCACTGGCATCCAGAACCTTCAGCTGGCCTCACTGATTCCCTCCTTCATCCTCGGGGTCCCGGGAAACATATACGTCTTAGTGATGTTCTTCCGGCGTCCCAGAGCAGACTGGACCTACATGAACATCTACATCACCAATATGGCCATCGCCGACTGCATCGTGCTGGTGCTTCTTCCCATTCGCATCGCGTCCTACTATGAAAACACCTGGATACTGTCCAAATTCTGGGACCAGACGAACAAAGAGCTGTGTTACGTTCTTGTGTCGGTTTATTACGTCAACATGTACGTGAGTATCTTCACCATCACTGCCATAAGTGTGGTGCGGTACGTGGCCATCAAGTATCCCATGAAGGCCAGAATTATTTTGTCTCGTAGAAACGCTCTGGTGGTTTGCGCGCTCATTTGGTTGGTCACATGCTCGTTTAGCGCGGCTTTCCATCACGTGGATGATCCGAAGAATAACACCACGATCAAGTGCTTTCAGAAGAATAAAGAAGAGGAACTGCCGCTGGCGTTCATTCTCGTGCTGAACATCGTCGGGTTCCTCGTGCCGTTTCTCATCATGTTGTTTTGCTCTGTCAGAGTCATTTACATGTTGAGGAAACAGTTGGAAATCGGGTCCCGTAGCGAGAAAATGATCCAGTGCATGTTCATCATCGCGGCTAACCTGATTGTGTTCGTCGTATGTTTCTTCCCCGTTCACTTCGGGTTTTTCTGGAAGTACATCGCACAGGCTTATGGGCACAGTTGTGACGCGCAGTCTTTCGCGCATAATTTTGTTCACTTCGCCATGTGCGTCTCCAGTATGAACTGCGCTTTGGACTGCTTCAGTTATTACTTCGCCACCAGAACTTCTTGGATATTGTGCTGCACgaaaaaaactgaaagaaaagaagaatatgaatGTGAATATAACAAGGTGACTTAG